The Gemmatimonadota bacterium DH-78 region CGGATCCCGACGGGCGTTTCGCCGTGCCGGTCGAGCCCGGCACCCGCCTGATCGTGAAGCCGGTGGGCTTTCCGCAGACCGAGCTCGAGGTCGTACCCGCCGACGACGAGGTCCTGCTTCCTCTCGGCACCCATGTGGTGCACATCCGCGGGGTGGTGGTCACCTCCTGGTCGACCACCCTCGCCGGCTTCGGCTCCACGGTGGACGGCGACGAGCTGGCCCGCGCGCCCACCACGCTTTCTTCGGGACTCCAGGCACGCGTGCCCGGCGCCTCGGTGCGCCAGAGCTCGGCCGCGCCGGGATCGGAGTCCCAGCTTCAGATTCGAGGCCTGCGCACCCTGCTCGGCGACTCGCGCCCGCTGATCGTGATCGACGGCGTGCCGATGGCGAACGCCGCCGTGGGGGGCGGCTCGCGCTTCATCACCGGGTCGCAGGAATCGGAGGAGGTGCGCGGCAGTCGCCTCGACGAGATCAATCCGCACGACGTGGAGAAGGTGGAGGTGATCGAGGGCCCGGCCGCCACGCAGCGCTTCGGGCCGCGCGCCGCGAACGGCGTCGTCTCGATCACCACCCGACGGGGCGGCTCCACCGCCCGCGACGAACCCGACCCCGCGATCGTCTGCTACCGACCGGCGGGCTGAACCGCGACATGGTCGTGGGCATTCGCCGCGACGCCTTCGACGTCGAGACGGTCGAGGTGCTTCCCCTCGTCAGGAGATGACCTTCGGCTTCGTCACCCGGTCTTTCTGATCGATGTACGACAGCCCCCTCGTGATCCAGTCGGGAGCCGGCTCGCCCTTCAGGTAGTGGCCGAACCACTGCATGATGCGGCTCTGATAGTCGAGCTGGTTGGGCTCGCGGCTGAAGCCGTGGTTCTCGCCCTGGTACGAGAGCATCACCATCTGCTTCCCGAGGCGCCGCGCGGCGTTGTAGAACTCCACCCCCTGGTTGTATTCGACGGCGCCGTCGTTGGTGCCGAAGGCCATCAGCAGCGGGGTGTTCATGTTCTCGATGTGGTGTACCGGCGAGTTGGCCTCGTACGACGCGAAGTCTTCCCACCACGGCACCTGCATCCGACCCTGGCTGATCTCGAAGATCCGGGCGTTCGTGCCGCCGCTGTTCCAGTAGAACGAGGCGTACATGCTCATCAGGTTGGTGAGCGGCGCCCCGGCCACGGCCGAGGCGAACAGGTCGTCCTGGGTGACGAAGAAGGTGGTCTGGTAGCCGCCCCACGAGTGTCCGATCAACCCCATCCGCTCGGGGTCGACCGCCGGCTCGGAGGCGACCACGGCGGCCATGGCCGGGCGCAGCGTCTGCACGTTCGACACCCCGGGCTGCCGGTCGCGGTACACGATGTCGGGCCGGAAGACGAAGTAGCCGTTCTGACTCCAGATCTGCTGGTTGTAGTACTGCGTGGGGTCGGGCACCTGGAACTGGTGCAGGCCCTGCGACAGCAGCTCGTACTGGTAGACGATCGTCGGGTAGCTCTCCGACGGATCGAAGTCGGCGGGGTAGGTGAGCACCCCCTGCAGCCGGCGACCCCACTCGTTTTCGTACTCCACCAGCTCCGTGTGGCCCCAGGCGAACTCGTCGAGGAAGGCGTTGGTGTGCGTCACCTGGCGCGCATCGTCGAGCGACGGGCCGGCCACGAAGAGGTCGGGCGAGTCGTCGAAGCGCTCCTGACGGAAGACGAAGAGGTCGGCGTCGTCGGCCTTTGTCAGTCCGAGCACCCGCGCGTCGGTGAAGAGCACGGTTTCGGGCTCGGCCCCGGGGCGGTCGGCACGGGCGTACCCGGACTGTTTGGTCCACTCGCCGTACATGCTGAACCACTGCACGTCGTCGTCGTCGAAGCCGGGCTCATCGTCGGAGTCGAGTGAGGTGAGCCGATAGCGCACTTCCGCCTCGGCGCCCCGCGTGAGTCGCCGCGCCTCGCCACCGTCCATCGGGACCATCCACACATCCCACTGGTCGTTGATGAAGACGGCGCCGTCGTCTTCCATCCACCCGGCCACGCCGAAGGGCGCCATCTGCTCCTGGGTGGGCGTGCGGTCGAGGTCGATGAAGGTGCCGCCGAGCCCCTCGGTCAGGTTGTGGGTGGTGCCCGATTCGAGGTCGTGCGCGAACCAGTCCTCGCCCGCGAACCAGAGGGTGTAGCGCCCGCCCGGGCTCGATCCGCCGGTGATGGTCACCCGCTCGGCGATCGGCGCCTTGTCGCCGGTCGCCACATCGACGGCGTACAGGTCGAAGAACTGCTGTCGGAACATGGCGTCGGCGTCGTAGGGCGTCTCGTCGCGCCCGATCGCCGCGCGACCGCCGCCGATCAGACTCACACTCTCGAGCTGCTCGTCGTCGAGCCGGACCAGCCGGTCGTCGTCGATATGCCAGGCGGCCAGCTCGTTCTCCTGCCGGAGCTGGCGCTCGCGCACCCGCTGCTGGGGCACCGGGTCGACGTCCAGGGTGTGCCAGATCTCCACGCCGGGCTGGTCGTCCTCGTCGGGGGTCTCGCAGCGCACGCCGTTCTCACCGTCCTCCGAATCCGACTCGTCGGCACCCTCTCCGGCGGTGTCGGAGTCCCCGCTCTCCATCGCGTGCTCCTCCACCGGGCACGGCGCGGGACGCCGGTACTGGAGTCCCACGAAGAGCGTCGAGCCGTCGTCCGACCAGGAGGGCAGTCGGTAGTCGACCACGCGGATGTCGGGGCTCAGGCCGGCGGTGGAGCCGGTGCTCAGGGTGTGGGACTCCGGGTCGTCGCCGTCGAGACCCCGCCAGACGAGTGCCACATGGGCGGTGTCTTCGAAGGCCGGCTCGACGGAGGTGCGGTAGACGACGAGGTCGGCCGCATCGTCGCGCCACCCCAGCCGCAGGTAGGTGGCCTCGTCGGTGTCGAGGCCGCGCAGCCGTCCGCTGTGCGCGTCGTAGAGCCGAACGCCGTTCCCCACCTGATCGGCCGCGTCGGTCACGAGCGCGAGCAGGGCTCCCTCGTCGCTCCACGACATCTCGGAGATGTTGCCGAAAGGCAGTTCGGCGCCGCTCTGGAGGTCGCGCACGATCACGTCGACCCCGTCGTGGTCGGCGTCGCGCGCCCCGTACCGTCGCATCGAGAGAAAGGCGCCGTCGCCGGAGAAGGCGAACCCGGCCACCTCGTCGCGCTCGGTGGTGGTGCCCGACGCGAGGTCGAAGAGCCCCAGCTTCGTGCGCACCGGGCGGTTGGCCTCCTGCGCCTTCTCGCGCTCCTCCTGCGATACGCCGATCAGGTAGCCCAACCAGCGACCGTCGGCGCTGAAGCGGGGCCCGGAGGCGTGGGGCACCACCACCACCGAGTCGGAGTCGGTGCGATGGATGCGCAGCTCCGAATCGTCGTCCACCCGGCGGACATCGACCACCAGCCAGGCACCGTCGGCCGACATCGTCGAGCTGCCCAGCGACTCGAAGCGATCGTAGTCGGCCTCGGTCACCGTCGGTCGATCCTGAGCCGCGGCGGCGGCGCCGGTCAGGCCGAGTGCGAGGAGAAGGCCGGTCGCGCGGCGGAGGCCGCGGACGAGGTGGAAGCTCGGGGGAGTACGCATGCGTCGCCCGTGTCGGAGGGACGGTGGATCGCTCATCGGGCGGAAGCCCGGAGTGGCGCCACGGTAGGCCCCGAGGTCAGGGTCCGGCAAGCGCACCGCCGCCTCCGCGTTACCGCGGTAACGCCGGGCGGCGGCATGTTCGAGTGGGCGTCAGATCCCGTTCCGGCCCGACTAGACGCACCCGTGTGTGTCGTCGACGCGTTCCCGAATCAAGAGCTTCAGGACATCCAAACCAGCTCGAAGTCCACGATCTCCCAACCGCGTTCCATCTCCCTCAGGACGGCGCGGTAGACCCGCACCCCGATGGGAATGCGTTCGAGGTCCAGCTGTTCAGATTGCACCATGACGAGTACGTCGGCCTCTTCACTCCTCTCCCTATCCACGAGGAACGAAACACCTACTGAGATGTCTCCGCGGAGGTGACATCCCCGCTGGCTGGTTCCAGGACAGATGAGCAAGTCATCGGACGTGGTCGCCGGAAGTTCATGGAGCCTGGCGAACTCACGGTTGGCGCTTTCGCTTACCAGGATGCCGGGACGGTCAGGGTCTGTCGGAAGCCGACCGTCCACCACTACAGCAATCTCCGCTCCATCGTGCAGTGATTGAACCTTCTCGAGGACAGCCGCCAAGCCCGGGTGTGGGCCCTCCTGTCCAATGGCAGGAGCGGGCAAGCCGACAGCCAAGGCCAGGAGGCCCATCCCAAGCCGGATGTTCTTCATGATAGACTCCTAGGTTCACAGTCTGCGAAATGCAGACATGTGGACGTGCGCCTTACGAGATGTAGGTGCTGTTGCAAACGCCAGCCACATTCTCGGCCAAGGCTTCGTTCTGGATCCCGGTGTGGTGGAACCCCTCGTGCAAGATCGTTAGGTACGCCTCCTGCGGATCGTTCCAAACGTCGCTGTAGACTGCCATTGCTTCGGTGCTTTCGTTGTACCACCCGGATACTCCGGCTGGCGGCGTAGATGTATCCGCAAAGATCCTACTGTACCCCAACATCTCCTCCAGCGCCTCTCTGACGTCTCCGCGGGCCCCGTGCTCCGGCATGGAATTGATTGCGTGCATCAACGTATCAAGGTTGTCCTCGTCTTCCCCCACGTCGACACACGTCGGGCAAATGTCAAAGGCTGGACCGGGGACGCGGAGGGGCTCTATCACAGACGGGCCGTCGGAGCAGCCGGAGAGCGAAACGGCCGCCATTTGAAGGGCCGCGACTTTGAGCAAGGTGCTGATCATGATCAATCACCTTGGCCGCGAAGGCACCCTTCGAGGGACGAAGTGGGACGAATAGGAAGATCGCCCAATCCCAGTGTGCCTTCTCGGGGGGGAGTCAAGGGTGGATTGATAGATGATGCGATAATGTCATTGTCAGTTCGGCCCCTGCAATTCGATCGCGCCTCAGATCCGCATCGTCTTCGCGTACTCGGCGCCCACCGCCCCCTTGCGGCACACCGGGCCCGCGAGGAAGTCGGCGGCGATCTTCGCCTGCACGTCGAGCGCGTCGCCCACCGGCACGCGGCAGGCCTCGGCCACGCAGTGCATGATCGCCTCGCGGCCCGCTTCCATCGACGGCGAGTCTGCCTCGGGCACGGTCGGAATCGCGTCGGCGAGCTCCAGCGCGCCGCTCTCCACCGGCCGGCGGCCGTCTTCACCCTCCGTGCTCGCGAGCTCCCAGGCCGCGGCCAGCGCCTCGTTCATCGGTGCGGCGCGATCCACCAGCCAGCCCAGCGCCTCGCCGGCCTTCACCGGGCGCCCGGTGAGCAGCATCTCGAGAATGCGGCGGCGGCCCGCGTCGTCGGCACGGCGCAGCGGCCAGTGGCAGGCCTCCATGCCGGGCACCACCGGCAGCGTCACCTCGGGCCATCCGAAGCGCGCGTCGTCGACGGCCACCAGGTGGTGGCAGTGCATCAGAAGCTCGAGCATGCCGCCGAGGCAGCGCTTGCCCCCGACGAAGGCCACCGAGGTGCGGAAGTCGTCGTGGAGTCTCCGGGCCGTGCGGGTCCAGGAGGTGGTGATCGCGAGGCCCGCGGCCGGATCCTCCATGGCCGCGAAGAACTCGCCGGTGTCGGCCCCCACCATCTGCGTGGACAGGTGGAAGTCGCCGCTGACGATCACCCGCTCGATGCCGGCCTCGACCAGCCAGTCGAGCGCCCGGTTCAACTCGGCGTCGACATCCCAGTTGTAGCTCTCGCGCGAGATCGTGACCACGCCGATCGTGCCGTCGTGCTCGGCGTTCACGTACAGCTGCTGCCACTCCGGCGTGTCGATCGCCTCGAGGGTGTCGGGGTGCCAGGCCCCCCCGGCGGCCTCGGGCACGAACTCGTGGTAGCGCTCCACGGTGGCGCGCACCGCGTCGGCGCCCCGCTCGCGCATGACCGCGAGAATGCCCTTCCGGAACTGCGCGCACAGCTCGCCGATGGCGTTCATGTGCGCAAGATGGCCCCGGTTCTCCTTCAGCATGAGGCTCGTCATCTGGAAGAGCGGCCCCATGATCCAGGCGTCGAACTCCGCCTCGCCCTCCGCGCCCAGCCCCCAGTCCACGAGCGGACGGAAGTGATTCGGCGGGTACCAGTTCTGGCCCGTCTCCTTCCGCTCCACCAGGTCGGCGGTGGGGGTGAAGAGGCCGCCGTACTCCTCCGACAGGTGGTGCAGGCACGACCAGGTGAGGAAGTCGGCGCCCTTCGCCCCGATGGCGTCGTGCGCGCGGAAGGGATTCGGCCCCACCAGCCGCCGGACGAACTTGTCGATCTTCCAGTAGGGCATGTTGGTGGCGCCGTGGTAGCGCAGCGCCGCCAGGGTGACCCCGCAGAAGAGCACGTCGAGCACGAACGACCAGTCGTCGCTCACCGGAATCGGGATCAGGCCGAGCGCCCACAGCAGCCGCGTGACGTCGCTCGGCGTGCCGTCGACCACCTCGAACACCTTGTTGATCTCGTGCGGGAAGGCCGGATGGGCCACGCCCACGCCGAGCTCGCGCGCCGGAAAGCCCGAGGTGACCGACCGGATCTCGATGTCGGGAAAGCTGCCCCGGAAGAGATCGTAGTGGGCCCGCTTCACATCGAGGATCTCCGGAATGGCCTCGAGCAGAAAGCGCGGCTTCATGGCCGTCAGCTCGTCGGGCAGCGTCTTGCCGTCGTAGGCCAGCCGCACGATCGACGCCATGATCGCATCGGCCTGCGAGCGGCCGAAGCCCGACACGAGCCCGGCGTACTTCGCGCCGATGCCGTCGGGGGCTCCGGGAAAGTCGAGCGCCACGATCGGCACGTCGTACGGCAGCAGCCGCGAGGCGAACTGCATGGTCTTGCCCGCGCCCACGATGCCGCTGGCGCCGGAGATGACCATCGAGCCGCGGTCGGAGGCCGGCCCGAAGAGGGCGTCGACGGCGGAGGCGGGATCGACCGGCAGTCGACCGCTCTTGAAGAGGTCGAGGACGGAGCCGAGGCCGAGGGTGTCGAGCGTGGGGGTACGGAGCGCGGTCACGGTCATGGCGGTGTCAGGAGACCTCGAAGAGAGCGGCGATGCCGACGTCACCGGCGGCACACCCGAAGAGCAGTACGTGGCCACCGCCGAGTTCGACGGCTTCCTCGAGTCCTTCGATGAGCGAGCGGGTGAGCGTCGGACCCTGCGGATGCCCCCACACCAGCGAGCAGCCGGTGCGGTTGAGGTCGGTCCACTCCACCCCGGTCTGCCGCTGGAAGACGGCGTCGTTCACCGCGAAGGGGTTGTGGTTCTTGAACACCGCGATGTCGTCGAGCTTCATGCCCAGGCGATCCATCAGGCGGTTCACCGCGATTCCCGGGGCCTCGGGCATGAGCGACGGCTGGGCGCGCGCCTCGGCCTTGCCGACGAGCCGGATCGAGATCTCGGGGCGGGGGCTCAGCTCCTTCGCCCGCCCCTCGGTGGTGACCAGAAGGCAGGCCATGCCGTCGGAGGCGTGGGTCTGCGTGCCGCTGGTCACGCAGGTGTCGAGCTCGCGCTGGGCGCGCAGCTGACCGAGCGACACCGGCTTCACCCCGACGTCGTCGTCGACGGTGCCGAGCGGCCGGCCCTGCACCGTGAGCACGTCGAAGGGCACCATCGTCTTGTTGAAGAAGCCGCGCTCCTTCGTGTCGAAGTACTGCTGGTGCCGCAGGAAGGCGATCTCGTCGGTCTCGCCGCGCTCGATCCGGTACTTGCGGGCGGTCATGCCGGCGGCCGCGATCATCGCTTTTCCAGTCGCGGGATCGAAGCCGAAGTTGTCCCACACGTCGGCGATCGCCTGCGTGCGCTCGTAGGCGCGCCGCTCCGGAAACACCCCGACCGGCGAGTCGGAGGTGCGGTCGAAGGTGAGCACCCCGACGGTATCGTGGGACTGCGCCTCGACGGTGGCCGCGCCCATGAGCACGGCCTGAAGGCCGGTCGCGCAGGCCTGCTCCACATGGAATCCCGGAATGCGGTGGCC contains the following coding sequences:
- a CDS encoding enoyl-CoA hydratase-related protein, encoding MTALRTPTLDTLGLGSVLDLFKSGRLPVDPASAVDALFGPASDRGSMVISGASGIVGAGKTMQFASRLLPYDVPIVALDFPGAPDGIGAKYAGLVSGFGRSQADAIMASIVRLAYDGKTLPDELTAMKPRFLLEAIPEILDVKRAHYDLFRGSFPDIEIRSVTSGFPARELGVGVAHPAFPHEINKVFEVVDGTPSDVTRLLWALGLIPIPVSDDWSFVLDVLFCGVTLAALRYHGATNMPYWKIDKFVRRLVGPNPFRAHDAIGAKGADFLTWSCLHHLSEEYGGLFTPTADLVERKETGQNWYPPNHFRPLVDWGLGAEGEAEFDAWIMGPLFQMTSLMLKENRGHLAHMNAIGELCAQFRKGILAVMRERGADAVRATVERYHEFVPEAAGGAWHPDTLEAIDTPEWQQLYVNAEHDGTIGVVTISRESYNWDVDAELNRALDWLVEAGIERVIVSGDFHLSTQMVGADTGEFFAAMEDPAAGLAITTSWTRTARRLHDDFRTSVAFVGGKRCLGGMLELLMHCHHLVAVDDARFGWPEVTLPVVPGMEACHWPLRRADDAGRRRILEMLLTGRPVKAGEALGWLVDRAAPMNEALAAAWELASTEGEDGRRPVESGALELADAIPTVPEADSPSMEAGREAIMHCVAEACRVPVGDALDVQAKIAADFLAGPVCRKGAVGAEYAKTMRI
- a CDS encoding TonB-dependent receptor plug domain-containing protein, with amino-acid sequence MNGRAECALGSRAPSGLRRFRPNTTAGRVARAFAAAALLVTAGPTLLAAQSDEVAGRILPGEVGVPWAGAAIRVEGSDRIYCADPDGRFAVPVEPGTRLIVKPVGFPQTELEVVPADDEVLLPLGTHVVHIRGVVVTSWSTTLAGFGSTVDGDELARAPTTLSSGLQARVPGASVRQSSAAPGSESQLQIRGLRTLLGDSRPLIVIDGVPMANAAVGGGSRFITGSQESEEVRGSRLDEINPHDVEKVEVIEGPAATQRFGPRAANGVVSITTRRGGSTARDEPDPAIVCYRPAG
- a CDS encoding prolyl oligopeptidase family serine peptidase, translating into MRTPPSFHLVRGLRRATGLLLALGLTGAAAAAQDRPTVTEADYDRFESLGSSTMSADGAWLVVDVRRVDDDSELRIHRTDSDSVVVVPHASGPRFSADGRWLGYLIGVSQEEREKAQEANRPVRTKLGLFDLASGTTTERDEVAGFAFSGDGAFLSMRRYGARDADHDGVDVIVRDLQSGAELPFGNISEMSWSDEGALLALVTDAADQVGNGVRLYDAHSGRLRGLDTDEATYLRLGWRDDAADLVVYRTSVEPAFEDTAHVALVWRGLDGDDPESHTLSTGSTAGLSPDIRVVDYRLPSWSDDGSTLFVGLQYRRPAPCPVEEHAMESGDSDTAGEGADESDSEDGENGVRCETPDEDDQPGVEIWHTLDVDPVPQQRVRERQLRQENELAAWHIDDDRLVRLDDEQLESVSLIGGGRAAIGRDETPYDADAMFRQQFFDLYAVDVATGDKAPIAERVTITGGSSPGGRYTLWFAGEDWFAHDLESGTTHNLTEGLGGTFIDLDRTPTQEQMAPFGVAGWMEDDGAVFINDQWDVWMVPMDGGEARRLTRGAEAEVRYRLTSLDSDDEPGFDDDDVQWFSMYGEWTKQSGYARADRPGAEPETVLFTDARVLGLTKADDADLFVFRQERFDDSPDLFVAGPSLDDARQVTHTNAFLDEFAWGHTELVEYENEWGRRLQGVLTYPADFDPSESYPTIVYQYELLSQGLHQFQVPDPTQYYNQQIWSQNGYFVFRPDIVYRDRQPGVSNVQTLRPAMAAVVASEPAVDPERMGLIGHSWGGYQTTFFVTQDDLFASAVAGAPLTNLMSMYASFYWNSGGTNARIFEISQGRMQVPWWEDFASYEANSPVHHIENMNTPLLMAFGTNDGAVEYNQGVEFYNAARRLGKQMVMLSYQGENHGFSREPNQLDYQSRIMQWFGHYLKGEPAPDWITRGLSYIDQKDRVTKPKVIS